The following proteins come from a genomic window of Flavobacterium crocinum:
- a CDS encoding glycoside hydrolase family 3 C-terminal domain-containing protein: MKNKMIFLSSALVFAFFTSCKNDAQTLASNSAQTEEYVGKEISTDHDAEIDKLISQMTLEEKIGMLHGNSMFANAGVKRLGIPELKMADGPLGVREEISRDNWAPAGWTNDFATYYPAGGALAATWNAEMAHTFGTSLGEELRARDKDMLLSPAINMVRTPLGGRTYEYMSEDPFLNKKIAVPLIVGLQEKDVMACVKHYAANNQETNRDFVDVQIDERTLREIYLPAFEASVKEAKAYSIMGAYNKFRGEYLCENDYMLNKILRDEWGFKGIVVSDWAAVHSTAKSLKNGLDIEMGTPKPFNEFFLADKLIAAVKSGEVSEKEIDLHVKRILRVLFQVKAIGGGERTKGSIATEAHYQDAYKIAAEAIVLLKNENNALPLKVDGVKSIAVIGNNATKKNALGGFGAGVKTKREVTPLEGLKNRLPSSVKINYAEGYLERYDEKNKGNLGNITANGPVTIDKLDDAKVKEAVEAAKNSDVAIIFAGSNRDYETEASDRRDLHLPFGQEELIKKVIEANPKTIVVFVAGAPFDINEISKKSQAVVWSWFNGSEGGNALADVILGKVNPSGKLPWTMPVALKDSPAHATNSFPGDKAVNYAEGILIGYRWFDTKNVAPLYPFGYGLSYTTFALDNAKANKDSYAQNDVIEVTVEVKNTGKVDGKEVVQLYTSKSDSKITRAAQELKGFKKADVKAGSSEKVTIKVPVKELAYYDVAAKKWTVEPGKYTIKLGTSSRDIKKEIQVTVK; encoded by the coding sequence ATGAAAAACAAAATGATATTCCTTTCATCAGCTTTGGTTTTTGCATTTTTTACTTCTTGTAAAAATGATGCACAGACGTTAGCTTCAAATTCGGCACAAACCGAAGAATACGTTGGAAAAGAAATAAGTACAGATCATGATGCAGAAATTGATAAATTGATTTCGCAAATGACATTAGAAGAAAAAATTGGAATGCTTCACGGGAACAGTATGTTTGCCAATGCAGGCGTAAAACGTTTAGGAATTCCGGAATTAAAAATGGCCGATGGTCCGTTGGGAGTTCGTGAAGAAATTTCAAGAGACAATTGGGCTCCCGCAGGTTGGACAAACGATTTTGCAACTTATTATCCTGCTGGTGGTGCTTTGGCAGCAACATGGAATGCTGAAATGGCACATACTTTTGGAACGAGTTTAGGAGAAGAATTACGTGCAAGAGATAAAGATATGTTGCTTTCGCCAGCCATCAATATGGTAAGAACACCGCTTGGAGGAAGAACGTACGAGTACATGTCTGAAGATCCGTTTTTGAACAAAAAAATTGCAGTGCCTTTGATTGTTGGTTTACAGGAAAAAGACGTAATGGCGTGCGTAAAACATTACGCGGCAAACAATCAGGAGACAAATCGTGATTTTGTAGATGTACAAATTGACGAGCGTACACTTCGTGAAATTTATCTTCCTGCTTTCGAAGCTTCAGTAAAAGAAGCAAAAGCGTATAGTATCATGGGAGCTTACAATAAATTCAGAGGAGAATATTTATGTGAGAATGACTATATGCTGAATAAAATCCTTCGTGATGAATGGGGATTTAAAGGAATCGTAGTTTCAGATTGGGCTGCGGTGCATTCTACAGCAAAATCTTTGAAAAATGGTTTAGATATTGAAATGGGAACACCAAAACCTTTCAATGAATTTTTCTTAGCCGATAAATTAATCGCAGCAGTTAAATCTGGTGAAGTTTCTGAGAAAGAAATTGATCTTCATGTAAAACGTATTTTAAGAGTTTTATTCCAAGTGAAAGCAATAGGCGGAGGCGAACGTACAAAAGGAAGCATCGCAACCGAAGCACATTACCAAGATGCTTACAAAATTGCTGCAGAAGCAATTGTATTGTTGAAAAATGAAAATAATGCGCTTCCGCTAAAAGTAGACGGAGTAAAATCTATCGCCGTAATTGGAAATAACGCTACAAAGAAAAATGCTTTGGGCGGATTTGGAGCCGGAGTAAAAACAAAAAGAGAAGTTACACCTCTTGAAGGTCTTAAAAATAGACTTCCTTCATCAGTTAAAATCAATTATGCGGAAGGATATTTAGAGCGTTATGATGAGAAAAACAAAGGAAATTTAGGAAATATTACGGCTAATGGTCCGGTAACAATTGACAAATTAGACGATGCAAAAGTTAAAGAAGCAGTAGAAGCAGCCAAAAACTCAGACGTGGCAATCATTTTTGCGGGCTCAAATCGTGATTACGAAACAGAAGCTTCAGACCGAAGAGATTTACACTTGCCTTTTGGACAAGAAGAATTAATCAAAAAAGTAATCGAAGCGAATCCAAAAACGATTGTAGTTTTTGTTGCCGGAGCTCCATTTGATATTAATGAAATAAGCAAAAAATCGCAAGCTGTGGTTTGGTCTTGGTTTAATGGTTCTGAAGGAGGAAATGCTTTGGCTGATGTTATTTTAGGAAAAGTAAATCCGTCAGGAAAATTACCTTGGACAATGCCGGTTGCTTTAAAAGATTCTCCTGCGCATGCCACAAACAGTTTCCCAGGAGACAAAGCCGTTAATTATGCTGAAGGAATCTTGATTGGATACCGTTGGTTTGATACTAAAAATGTTGCACCATTATATCCTTTTGGTTACGGATTATCATATACGACTTTCGCGCTTGATAATGCAAAAGCAAATAAAGATTCTTACGCTCAAAACGATGTAATCGAAGTTACAGTTGAGGTTAAAAACACAGGAAAAGTAGACGGAAAAGAGGTAGTACAATTATATACTTCAAAATCGGATTCTAAAATTACTCGTGCAGCACAAGAGTTAAAAGGATTCAAAAAAGCGGATGTAAAAGCTGGAAGTTCAGAAAAAGTAACGATCAAAGTACCGGTAAAAGAATTGGCTTACTACGATGTTGCTGCTAAAAAATGGACAGTTGAGCCAGGAAAATACACCATCAAATTGGGAACCTCTTCAAGAGATATTAAAAAAGAAATTCAGGTAACAGTTAAATAA
- a CDS encoding glycoside hydrolase family 31 protein, translating to MKNSQLTALVSAFVLGFLAVPKATAQIQNADVLNAPIDISKDFQNYLNTFYFADELASFDPATGKGTIKYLRYNYKTRQAFNNMMMKPDVEKANEFPTTEYAESPVLPFEIQFVSDRTVRIKTTSGPQFHPQKESLMLVDGVAPNHPELWKYAKIEGGHSYTSKHGKVEILTKPWHVKIYDEKGKLLTSTLHDTDFKNTYTPTLPFSYVRRNSDYSRSMGAAFSLEPDEKIFGCGESFTQFNKRGSKVVLWTDDANGIQNETMYKPIPFYMSSRGYGVFMHHSTPITVDFGKYFSSANEMYIGDDEADLFFFIGEPKDILDQYTNLTGKAAMPPLWSFGFWMSRITYFSEKEGRDVARDLRKYKIPTDVIHFDTGWFDVDWRNNYEFAKSRFPDATKMMSDLKKDGFQVCLWQLPYFTPKNTLFPEIMDKNLAVRDRKGNLPYEDAVLDFSNPETVTWYQGKLKKLFDEGVAVFKVDFGEAAPPDGIYHSGRTGFYEHNLYPLRYNKAVAEITQKEKGYTLIWARSTWAGSQRYPLHWGGDSETTNGAMSAELRGGLSLGLSGFSFWSHDVGGFATKSPENIYRRWTPFGMFTSHVRSHGEPPREPWLYSKEFLEGFRKADNMRYELMPYIYAQAKESSQKGLPMMRALFVEYPNDPGAWLVDNEYLFGSSILVAPLFEEVEERDVYLPEGTWIDYQTKKVYQSGWHKIKAGEVPIVVLVKDGTAIPHIGLAQSTKDMDWSKLTLKVFASDKTTSATAKVFLPEGDAVQEIKVNKTGNNFEVAANPLNGKTTFKTEWAK from the coding sequence ATGAAAAACTCACAATTAACCGCATTAGTTTCTGCTTTTGTTTTGGGATTTTTAGCCGTGCCAAAAGCGACAGCACAAATTCAAAATGCAGATGTACTGAATGCGCCAATAGATATCAGTAAAGATTTTCAGAATTATCTGAATACTTTTTATTTCGCAGACGAATTGGCTTCTTTTGATCCTGCAACAGGAAAAGGAACTATAAAGTATTTAAGATACAATTATAAAACACGTCAGGCTTTCAACAACATGATGATGAAACCAGATGTGGAAAAAGCAAACGAATTCCCGACAACAGAATATGCAGAATCTCCTGTTTTACCATTCGAAATTCAGTTTGTTTCAGATAGAACAGTTAGAATCAAAACGACTTCTGGACCGCAGTTTCATCCGCAAAAAGAATCTCTAATGCTGGTTGACGGCGTTGCGCCAAATCATCCTGAATTATGGAAATATGCTAAAATTGAAGGCGGTCACAGTTATACAAGCAAACACGGGAAAGTTGAAATTTTGACAAAACCTTGGCACGTAAAAATCTACGATGAAAAAGGAAAATTACTGACAAGCACACTTCACGATACCGATTTTAAAAATACCTATACGCCGACACTTCCCTTTTCTTACGTTCGCCGAAACAGCGATTATTCTAGAAGTATGGGAGCGGCTTTCAGTTTAGAGCCAGACGAAAAAATATTTGGTTGCGGTGAATCATTCACACAATTCAACAAACGTGGTTCAAAAGTAGTTTTATGGACAGATGACGCTAACGGAATCCAAAACGAAACGATGTACAAACCGATTCCATTTTACATGAGCAGTCGTGGTTACGGCGTTTTCATGCATCATTCAACACCAATTACAGTTGACTTTGGAAAATATTTTTCAAGTGCCAACGAAATGTACATTGGAGACGACGAAGCCGATTTATTTTTCTTCATCGGAGAACCAAAAGACATCTTAGATCAATATACGAACCTAACTGGAAAAGCAGCGATGCCACCACTTTGGTCATTCGGTTTCTGGATGAGTAGAATCACTTATTTCTCAGAAAAAGAAGGACGCGATGTTGCCAGAGATTTACGTAAATACAAAATCCCAACCGATGTTATTCACTTTGATACAGGTTGGTTTGATGTAGATTGGAGAAACAATTACGAGTTTGCAAAATCTCGTTTCCCGGACGCTACAAAAATGATGTCTGATTTGAAAAAAGATGGTTTTCAGGTTTGTCTGTGGCAGTTGCCTTATTTCACGCCAAAGAATACTTTGTTCCCTGAAATTATGGATAAAAATTTAGCGGTAAGAGACAGAAAAGGAAATCTTCCTTATGAAGATGCGGTTTTAGATTTCTCAAATCCTGAAACGGTAACTTGGTACCAAGGAAAATTGAAAAAGTTATTTGATGAAGGCGTTGCTGTTTTCAAAGTAGATTTTGGAGAAGCGGCACCGCCAGACGGGATTTACCATTCTGGAAGAACTGGTTTTTACGAACACAATTTATATCCGTTAAGATACAATAAAGCAGTTGCAGAAATCACTCAAAAAGAAAAAGGATATACTTTAATCTGGGCAAGAAGTACTTGGGCAGGTTCACAGCGTTACCCTTTACATTGGGGAGGAGATTCTGAAACAACAAACGGAGCCATGTCGGCAGAATTACGCGGCGGACTTTCATTAGGTCTTAGCGGATTCAGTTTCTGGAGTCATGACGTTGGAGGTTTCGCAACAAAATCGCCTGAGAATATTTACAGAAGATGGACACCATTCGGAATGTTTACTTCACACGTAAGAAGCCACGGAGAACCGCCTCGCGAACCTTGGTTGTACAGCAAAGAATTCTTGGAAGGATTTAGAAAAGCAGATAATATGCGTTACGAATTAATGCCATACATCTACGCTCAGGCAAAAGAAAGTTCTCAAAAAGGTTTACCAATGATGCGTGCGCTTTTTGTAGAATATCCAAACGATCCGGGAGCCTGGTTAGTAGATAATGAATATTTATTTGGTTCAAGTATTTTGGTTGCACCGCTTTTTGAAGAGGTTGAAGAAAGAGACGTTTATCTTCCAGAAGGAACTTGGATCGATTATCAAACTAAAAAAGTGTACCAATCGGGCTGGCATAAAATTAAAGCGGGCGAGGTGCCAATCGTAGTTTTAGTAAAAGATGGAACTGCAATTCCGCACATCGGTTTAGCGCAGTCTACAAAAGACATGGATTGGAGCAAATTGACATTAAAAGTTTTTGCTAGCGATAAAACGACTTCGGCAACAGCCAAAGTATTTTTACCTGAAGGCGATGCGGTACAAGAAATAAAAGTGAACAAAACTGGAAACAATTTTGAAGTAGCTGCAAACCCATTAAACGGAAAAACCACTTTTAAAACAGAGTGGGCAAAATAA
- a CDS encoding glycoside hydrolase family 97 protein — translation MKNYLILPAVLFSIAIGYSQKTKSAYELASPNGKNKIKFELVKNAPKYAVSHGKTEVISPSDMGFVLKGNEDLSLNFEIKGAKTSTFDETWEQVWGEKKNIRNHYNQLVVDLQQKTGNKRKLQIQFRAFDDGVAFRYVYPKQNVKDSIFIMDEKTTFNLKEDGKAWWIPANRPDRDEYLFKDAPVSTLDTVLTPLTIESKSGLALSFHEANLIDFASMTLVNTKGTELKSDLVPWADGIKVRVKDSFTSSWRTIQIGENPGELITSYLVLNLNEPNKLKNTNNYFKPYKYLGIWWGMHIGKYTFWESDKQGATTKHAEEYIDFTAKEGFHHLLIEGWNKGWTPAWYENRMHMFSFTKSADNFDLEKVVEYGKKKNIELIGYHETGSNLINYLKEVDEGFALYKKLGIHTVKIGHVGSKLNMKQMHFGQFGVNYFRYILEKAAQYDLAVLYHESIKDTGERRTFPNMVSREAARGQEYNAWSEGNPPNHLTIIPFTRLLSGPMDFTPGIFDVEVKQGYPGKRIQGTVGQQLALYVTLYSPIQMLADLPENYEGKPALQFLKDVPTDWEDTKILEGKIGEYITTARKDRNSADWYLGTLTNEKPRNVEVALSFLDPNATYEAQIYVDAEGTDQTHNPEAVAISKKTVKASDKLQLKLGGAGGGAVRFKKL, via the coding sequence ATGAAAAACTATCTAATTCTCCCAGCCGTATTGTTTTCGATAGCAATAGGCTACAGTCAAAAAACGAAAAGCGCTTACGAATTGGCATCGCCAAACGGAAAAAACAAAATCAAATTTGAGCTGGTAAAAAATGCTCCAAAATATGCAGTTTCTCACGGAAAGACAGAAGTAATTTCTCCGTCAGATATGGGTTTTGTATTGAAAGGAAATGAAGACTTAAGTTTAAATTTTGAAATTAAAGGAGCTAAAACTTCTACGTTTGATGAAACCTGGGAACAAGTTTGGGGAGAAAAGAAAAACATCCGAAATCACTACAATCAATTGGTAGTCGATTTACAGCAGAAAACAGGAAACAAAAGAAAGTTGCAGATTCAGTTTCGTGCTTTTGACGATGGAGTAGCTTTTAGATATGTGTATCCAAAACAAAATGTAAAAGACAGTATTTTCATCATGGATGAAAAAACCACTTTTAACCTTAAAGAAGACGGAAAAGCATGGTGGATTCCTGCAAACCGACCAGATCGTGACGAATATTTATTTAAAGATGCACCGGTAAGTACATTAGATACCGTTTTAACTCCCTTAACAATCGAAAGCAAAAGCGGATTAGCGTTAAGTTTCCATGAAGCAAACCTGATTGATTTTGCGAGTATGACTTTGGTAAACACAAAAGGAACAGAATTAAAATCGGATTTAGTGCCTTGGGCTGACGGAATTAAAGTTCGTGTGAAAGACTCGTTTACTTCTTCTTGGAGAACGATTCAAATTGGAGAAAATCCGGGAGAATTAATCACTTCTTATTTAGTTTTAAACTTAAACGAACCAAACAAATTAAAGAATACCAACAACTATTTCAAACCTTATAAATACTTAGGAATTTGGTGGGGAATGCATATTGGGAAATATACTTTCTGGGAAAGCGACAAACAAGGTGCAACAACAAAACACGCCGAAGAATATATCGATTTTACAGCAAAAGAAGGTTTCCATCATTTATTGATCGAAGGCTGGAATAAAGGTTGGACGCCAGCGTGGTATGAAAACCGTATGCACATGTTCAGCTTTACAAAAAGCGCAGACAATTTCGATCTTGAAAAAGTAGTGGAATACGGAAAGAAAAAGAACATCGAATTAATCGGTTACCACGAAACAGGTTCAAACTTAATTAACTATTTAAAAGAAGTTGACGAAGGTTTTGCTTTATACAAAAAACTAGGAATTCATACCGTAAAAATTGGTCATGTTGGTTCTAAACTGAATATGAAACAAATGCATTTCGGGCAGTTTGGAGTAAATTATTTCAGATACATTTTAGAAAAAGCAGCTCAATATGATTTAGCAGTTCTTTACCACGAATCAATTAAAGATACAGGAGAAAGAAGGACTTTTCCAAACATGGTTTCAAGAGAAGCAGCGCGTGGACAAGAATATAATGCTTGGAGCGAAGGAAATCCGCCAAACCATTTGACTATTATTCCATTCACAAGATTACTTTCCGGACCAATGGATTTTACGCCTGGAATTTTTGATGTTGAGGTAAAACAAGGTTATCCCGGAAAAAGAATTCAGGGAACAGTTGGACAGCAATTGGCATTGTATGTAACACTTTATTCTCCAATTCAAATGTTGGCCGATCTTCCTGAAAACTACGAAGGAAAACCAGCTTTACAATTCTTAAAAGACGTTCCGACAGATTGGGAAGACACTAAAATCTTAGAAGGTAAAATTGGTGAATACATTACCACAGCAAGAAAAGACAGAAACAGCGCAGACTGGTACTTAGGAACTTTGACAAATGAAAAACCGCGAAATGTTGAGGTTGCATTATCATTCTTAGATCCAAATGCCACTTACGAAGCACAAATTTATGTTGATGCTGAAGGAACAGATCAAACACACAATCCAGAAGCAGTTGCCATTTCTAAGAAAACAGTAAAAGCTTCAGATAAATTACAATTGAAATTAGGCGGAGCTGGCGGTGGAGCAGTGAGATTTAAAAAATTATAA
- a CDS encoding glycoside hydrolase family 2 TIM barrel-domain containing protein, translated as MLQLTSCKKLGLLLMCALLLTACKSSTDQKFSNRKVSFNADWSFHLNDSIIDKDTIRASTKWRTLDVPHDWSIEGKFDEKSPAGYGGGALNGGLGWYKKTFKVAAEDSTKITSITFDGVYRNSEVWVNGHYLGKRPNGYIGFQYDMSPYLNYGEKNNEIIVKVDNSKQPNSRWYSGSGIFRNVWIETTDKLHVGQWGTYITTPKVTTEKASISFETTIKNQYKEGKKATVTTTIFKEDKKVTSVTQEITINGNENQTLNQSAEVENPILWSVENPELYTAITEVSLDDKIIDQYKTTFGIRDFKFDLNKGFILNGKQVKIKGVCLHHDLGPLGSAINTRAIERQLEIMKEMGVNGIRTSHNPPSPELLDLCDKMGFIVMDEAFDMWKQTKTKYDYGNDWDKWHKQDLIDQLLRDRNHPSIFVWSIGNEIPEQWNEKGVEIAKELAAITRQYDKTRPLTAAMNPPVNMNIDAVTLQFEKKDVSINPLAGSGVLDLIGYNYAHQTYEHHLKNFPNTPFIATETTSGLQTRGYYDAVSDTIKKWPVRWDLKFTEGNPGNTVSAYDQVQTPWGSTHEATWKVIKKHDFLSGMYIWTGFDYIGEPTPYEWPSISSYFGIVDLAGFPKDVYYMYQSEWTDKTVLHIFPHWNWKAGQTVDVWAYYNKADEVELFVNGKSVGKRSKKGDDLHVMWRIPFEAGTLKAISRKDGKVVLEKEIKTAGNPSQLKLTADRSTIKADKNDLSFVTVDILDTNGTLVPNANSEINFSLKGNGKIVGVCSGDPVSHESYKGNKHTALAGKCLVVIQSGDTSGRLELTAKANGLKQSTIVIITE; from the coding sequence ATGTTGCAGTTAACTTCGTGTAAAAAATTAGGATTACTATTGATGTGTGCTCTTTTATTGACAGCATGCAAATCATCAACAGATCAGAAATTCAGTAACCGAAAAGTTTCTTTTAATGCAGATTGGAGTTTCCATCTTAACGATAGCATTATTGATAAAGATACTATTAGAGCTTCAACAAAATGGAGAACTTTAGACGTTCCGCACGATTGGAGCATCGAAGGAAAGTTTGATGAAAAAAGTCCTGCGGGTTATGGAGGCGGAGCATTAAATGGAGGTTTAGGCTGGTACAAAAAAACATTCAAAGTCGCTGCAGAAGACAGCACAAAAATAACGTCTATAACTTTTGACGGAGTGTATAGAAACAGCGAAGTCTGGGTAAACGGACATTATTTAGGAAAACGTCCAAACGGGTACATCGGTTTTCAATATGATATGTCACCATATTTGAATTATGGAGAAAAAAACAACGAAATTATTGTTAAGGTTGACAATTCAAAACAACCCAATTCACGCTGGTATTCAGGTTCAGGAATTTTTAGAAATGTCTGGATCGAAACTACAGATAAACTTCATGTAGGACAATGGGGAACCTATATTACAACTCCAAAAGTTACGACCGAAAAAGCTTCTATAAGTTTTGAAACCACAATTAAAAATCAATACAAAGAAGGTAAAAAAGCCACGGTAACGACCACCATTTTTAAAGAAGACAAAAAAGTAACATCGGTTACTCAAGAAATAACCATCAATGGCAACGAAAACCAAACTCTGAATCAATCGGCAGAAGTTGAAAATCCGATTTTATGGTCAGTTGAAAATCCAGAATTGTATACAGCAATTACCGAAGTTTCGCTTGACGATAAAATCATAGATCAATATAAAACCACTTTTGGAATCAGAGATTTTAAATTTGATTTGAACAAAGGTTTTATTTTGAATGGAAAACAAGTCAAAATAAAAGGAGTTTGTTTGCATCATGATTTAGGTCCGTTGGGTTCGGCAATTAATACGCGCGCCATCGAACGCCAATTAGAAATCATGAAAGAAATGGGTGTAAACGGAATAAGAACTTCACACAATCCACCTTCTCCAGAACTTTTAGATTTATGCGATAAAATGGGTTTCATTGTCATGGATGAAGCTTTCGACATGTGGAAACAAACCAAAACCAAATACGATTACGGAAACGATTGGGACAAATGGCACAAACAAGATCTAATCGATCAATTGCTTCGCGACCGAAATCATCCTAGTATTTTTGTTTGGAGTATTGGAAATGAAATTCCGGAACAATGGAATGAAAAAGGTGTTGAAATTGCCAAAGAATTAGCCGCAATTACACGTCAATACGATAAAACCCGTCCGTTGACAGCGGCTATGAATCCGCCGGTAAACATGAATATTGATGCGGTGACTTTACAGTTTGAGAAAAAGGATGTATCAATTAATCCGCTTGCAGGATCGGGAGTTTTAGATTTAATCGGATACAATTATGCGCATCAAACGTACGAACATCATTTAAAAAACTTTCCAAACACGCCTTTCATTGCAACCGAAACCACTTCAGGTTTACAGACAAGAGGGTATTATGATGCCGTTTCGGATACCATCAAAAAATGGCCGGTAAGATGGGATTTGAAGTTTACAGAAGGAAATCCTGGAAATACCGTTTCAGCATACGACCAAGTTCAGACACCTTGGGGATCTACACATGAAGCGACTTGGAAAGTAATTAAAAAACACGATTTCCTTTCTGGAATGTATATCTGGACAGGTTTCGATTATATCGGAGAACCAACGCCGTACGAATGGCCGTCAATTAGTTCGTATTTCGGAATTGTCGATTTAGCCGGTTTCCCGAAAGATGTGTATTATATGTACCAAAGTGAATGGACAGATAAAACCGTTCTTCATATTTTCCCGCATTGGAATTGGAAAGCCGGACAAACTGTTGATGTTTGGGCGTATTACAATAAAGCCGATGAGGTGGAACTTTTCGTAAACGGAAAATCAGTTGGAAAAAGAAGCAAAAAAGGAGACGATCTGCATGTTATGTGGCGAATTCCTTTTGAAGCTGGAACTCTAAAAGCGATTTCTCGTAAAGACGGAAAAGTAGTTTTAGAAAAAGAAATCAAAACAGCTGGAAATCCTTCGCAATTGAAATTAACGGCTGACAGAAGCACCATCAAAGCAGATAAAAATGATTTGTCTTTTGTAACAGTTGATATTTTAGATACTAATGGAACTTTAGTGCCAAATGCGAATAGCGAAATTAATTTCTCATTAAAAGGAAACGGAAAAATCGTAGGCGTTTGCAGCGGAGATCCAGTTAGCCACGAGTCTTACAAAGGAAATAAACATACGGCTTTGGCTGGAAAATGCTTGGTTGTGATTCAATCTGGAGATACATCAGGTAGATTAGAATTAACAGCAAAAGCAAATGGATTGAAACAATCCACTATTGTGATTATAACAGAATAA
- a CDS encoding GH39 family glycosyl hydrolase, with product MKRILIVLVLIHSIQIIGQNNNAENRIIKVDFKKEAGKLNTMFKECIGAGRANEGLRADWQQQLALVKKECDFKYIRFHGLLSDDMAVYREDEKGNPEYNYQYVDVLFDYIVSLKMKPFVELGFMPNALASGKETIFWWKGNVTPPKDYKKWEDLIRNLTAHFKERYGDEEVKTWYFEVWNEPNLSPGFWSSTQEEYYKLYDYAARGVKAVNKEYKVGGPATAGSAWVSETIDFCAKNNVPMDFVSTHTYGVKHGYLDEFGTSGTILNQDEWSVSGEIIHSRKLITESAKPNLELHYTEWSSSYTPADPIHDSYHSAAYILQKLKQVGNAANSMSYWVFTDIFEEAGPRFTPFHGGFGLLNTQGIKKPAYFSYYLMNKLGETELQNSDKASWTSKNAKGDVQVLLWDFTNTHPGDKELNQTYYIKDLPSKEKGKVKVEVDGMQKGKYLLEIYKVGYKVNDAYADYLAMNKPSQLTRQQVNSLKEKNNGAPISTEKITIDGKGTFSKEFKINENDVVMLNLIKQ from the coding sequence ATGAAAAGAATTTTAATAGTACTGGTTTTAATTCATTCCATCCAAATCATTGGACAAAACAATAATGCTGAAAACCGAATCATAAAAGTTGATTTTAAAAAAGAAGCAGGAAAATTAAACACCATGTTTAAAGAATGCATTGGAGCCGGAAGAGCAAACGAAGGTTTGAGAGCCGACTGGCAGCAACAATTAGCATTGGTTAAAAAAGAATGCGATTTTAAATATATCCGTTTTCATGGTTTATTGTCTGATGATATGGCAGTTTATCGCGAAGACGAAAAAGGAAATCCGGAATACAACTACCAATATGTGGACGTTTTATTTGATTATATTGTAAGTCTGAAAATGAAACCGTTTGTTGAATTAGGTTTTATGCCAAATGCATTGGCAAGCGGAAAAGAAACTATTTTTTGGTGGAAAGGAAACGTAACGCCTCCAAAAGATTATAAAAAATGGGAAGATTTGATTCGAAATCTAACTGCGCATTTCAAAGAACGTTACGGAGACGAAGAAGTAAAAACATGGTATTTTGAAGTTTGGAACGAACCGAATTTATCACCAGGTTTTTGGAGCAGTACTCAGGAAGAATATTATAAATTATACGATTACGCAGCCCGAGGCGTAAAAGCAGTAAACAAAGAATATAAAGTCGGCGGACCGGCAACGGCAGGTTCTGCTTGGGTTTCTGAAACAATTGATTTTTGTGCTAAAAATAATGTTCCGATGGATTTTGTTTCGACGCATACCTACGGAGTAAAACACGGATATTTGGACGAATTCGGAACTTCGGGAACGATTTTAAATCAGGACGAATGGAGTGTAAGCGGTGAAATTATTCATTCTAGAAAATTGATTACGGAATCGGCTAAACCAAATTTAGAATTGCATTATACAGAATGGAGTTCGTCTTATACACCGGCAGATCCAATTCACGATAGCTATCATTCCGCAGCTTATATTCTGCAGAAATTAAAACAAGTTGGAAATGCCGCAAACTCAATGTCATATTGGGTTTTTACCGATATTTTTGAAGAAGCAGGACCAAGATTTACGCCATTTCACGGCGGTTTCGGATTACTGAATACACAGGGAATTAAAAAGCCAGCCTATTTCTCTTATTATCTAATGAATAAATTGGGAGAAACAGAACTTCAAAATTCGGATAAAGCTTCCTGGACTTCTAAAAATGCAAAAGGAGATGTTCAGGTTTTACTTTGGGATTTTACCAATACACATCCGGGAGATAAAGAACTGAATCAAACCTATTACATAAAAGATCTTCCATCAAAAGAAAAAGGAAAAGTAAAAGTTGAGGTGGACGGAATGCAGAAAGGGAAATATCTTTTAGAAATTTACAAAGTAGGATATAAAGTAAATGACGCTTACGCGGATTATTTAGCGATGAATAAACCAAGTCAGCTTACACGTCAACAAGTTAATTCTCTAAAAGAGAAAAATAACGGCGCACCCATTTCGACAGAAAAAATCACAATTGACGGAAAAGGAACTTTCAGTAAAGAATTTAAAATCAATGAAAATGATGTTGTCATGCTGAATTTGATTAAACAATAA